The Opitutaceae bacterium genome has a window encoding:
- a CDS encoding chitobiase/beta-hexosaminidase C-terminal domain-containing protein, protein MKTHRALQAIFRHVFSTQVPALTRAAVITAALSFGLANLRAEQAAAPVITPVPTAQEEIDGFSPQPPGSGNAPVTVTMTSATEGATIKYLKTTNNTGDFLVLTYDPDNKPQLVNHGTYYIRARAEKEGMEPSEIVSQMYIIHAPEIELFGFIGFGQVAINTTPDPKVFSVKNIGDMTLNIGSIVMETEDPDAWSYEFVGNKEMVRNATALVRVTFSPTEVKSYSVAFTIESDATSGANKRTGSGTGYDPTKVATPSISLIGEEIHYAPQEIWLQCGTAGATLYYTLDGSDPTEASNPYDPVNKLTLTDAGEYTIKVRGFKEGLTASNPATETFTVVERELTATDDFFFDPPVKIGEYQDRALVLTNVGSRPIEISLIEIDHEGFSVPGWTGPVTIPVGEIRNFTVRFAPQEMISYFGTLTISTNATGGNLTRGLNGNALPSDYGVDPATKTIGSDGGVYSVYVSLGGEWTASESLDWVSIVATPMLNDVTVTVAENTTGSAREGTITIAGKIHTVTQLAAAMEQVVAPVFSPDPETGPFSGTVNATLSSATVGAIVYYHWNPEVPKESWYQYGTGLVISISQTGTYYAYASKEGFLDSETVSATFTIETGTGSVAPPTMNPEDAETTFIGPVEVTFASTTDGASFRHTRFESASAEEWTVGGSTMLYYPGPLWVQAFKEALEDSAVVSSVYRIRASYSGSVSLGEFGVATWKLFLEADGSGLLIVEPLEGAPLVFDILIGADGSISATQKELSKGEGEEMKAAASAGFLPSALNPGEIEADIGPDGTITGELGGLGIIAGTVDPVTDEGRSICGFYQIDQLYAGSGQCYVIVGTDGKVTMVILMPDGVDTCEGSVDAGGHLVMTTAMGGEADLTIGSDHSLALTLMPQGASEPVEFAGLGAGATASNRLVNLSTRGWVGTQSQRLIAGFVIKGTGKKPVLIRAMGPAMSGYLSGTIEDPQIEVIPLGSTVALETNDNWGEVANLQALIDAMTVTGAFAAESGSKDAMILTELDPGNYTAKISGVGGSTGVSIVEVYTVEDLDTPEARQVNISTRAFVGTGGSIMILGMKADGNTPRQFLIRAVGPSLSLAPFNLTGVLEDPLVRVVRSSDSVVVATNDDWDEPGTGDAIHALSEQLGAFALPRGSKDAVVLVSLPTTTGFTVKVSGKDGATGVAIAEVYEVP, encoded by the coding sequence TCCTGGTGCTGACCTACGATCCGGACAACAAGCCGCAACTCGTGAATCACGGCACCTACTATATCCGCGCACGGGCGGAGAAGGAAGGGATGGAGCCAAGTGAGATCGTCTCTCAGATGTACATCATCCACGCGCCGGAAATCGAACTTTTTGGATTCATCGGTTTCGGGCAGGTGGCGATCAACACGACGCCGGATCCAAAGGTCTTCAGTGTCAAAAACATTGGAGACATGACCTTGAATATCGGATCAATCGTCATGGAGACGGAGGATCCCGACGCCTGGTCCTATGAATTCGTGGGAAACAAAGAGATGGTCCGGAACGCGACCGCACTGGTCAGGGTGACCTTTTCGCCGACGGAGGTGAAGAGTTATTCAGTCGCTTTCACCATTGAGTCCGATGCGACCTCGGGCGCAAACAAGCGCACGGGATCGGGTACGGGATACGACCCGACGAAGGTGGCCACGCCGAGCATCAGCTTGATCGGCGAAGAGATCCACTATGCGCCGCAGGAAATCTGGCTGCAGTGCGGCACGGCCGGGGCAACGCTTTATTATACATTGGATGGCTCCGACCCGACTGAGGCGTCGAACCCCTATGATCCGGTGAACAAACTTACGCTGACCGATGCGGGCGAGTACACGATCAAGGTCAGGGGCTTCAAGGAGGGATTGACCGCAAGCAATCCGGCGACGGAAACGTTCACGGTGGTCGAGCGGGAGCTCACCGCGACCGACGATTTCTTCTTCGATCCGCCAGTCAAGATCGGTGAGTATCAGGATAGGGCGCTCGTTCTGACCAATGTGGGTTCGCGGCCGATAGAGATCAGCCTGATCGAGATCGACCACGAGGGTTTCAGTGTGCCCGGTTGGACCGGTCCGGTGACGATCCCGGTTGGAGAGATTCGGAATTTCACCGTCCGCTTCGCGCCTCAGGAGATGATCAGCTATTTCGGGACCCTGACCATCTCGACCAACGCGACGGGCGGGAATCTCACGCGTGGGTTGAATGGCAATGCGTTGCCTTCCGATTATGGCGTGGATCCGGCTACAAAAACCATTGGGAGTGATGGGGGCGTTTACAGTGTCTACGTGTCGCTGGGTGGCGAATGGACGGCGAGCGAAAGCCTCGACTGGGTATCGATCGTGGCGACACCGATGCTCAATGATGTCACGGTAACGGTTGCAGAGAACACCACTGGTTCAGCCAGGGAAGGGACGATCACCATTGCGGGAAAGATCCATACGGTCACGCAGCTCGCGGCGGCGATGGAGCAGGTGGTCGCTCCGGTTTTCTCACCGGACCCGGAAACTGGACCCTTCTCCGGAACGGTCAACGCGACCCTTTCATCCGCCACAGTCGGGGCGATCGTTTACTATCACTGGAACCCGGAAGTCCCGAAGGAATCCTGGTATCAGTATGGAACGGGTCTGGTCATCAGTATCAGCCAGACCGGTACCTACTACGCCTACGCGAGCAAGGAAGGCTTTCTGGACAGTGAGACTGTCTCGGCAACCTTCACCATCGAGACGGGCACGGGATCGGTGGCGCCACCGACGATGAATCCCGAGGACGCGGAGACCACCTTCATCGGTCCGGTCGAAGTGACCTTCGCCTCGACGACGGATGGTGCCTCCTTCCGGCATACCCGTTTTGAGTCGGCATCGGCAGAGGAATGGACGGTGGGCGGGTCGACCATGCTCTACTACCCGGGACCGCTCTGGGTGCAGGCTTTCAAGGAGGCCCTGGAGGACAGCGCTGTCGTCTCCTCGGTCTACCGGATCCGGGCGTCCTACTCCGGATCGGTTTCGCTTGGAGAGTTCGGCGTCGCGACCTGGAAACTCTTCCTGGAGGCGGATGGATCCGGTCTCCTCATCGTCGAACCACTGGAGGGCGCTCCGCTGGTATTCGATATCCTGATCGGCGCCGATGGCAGCATTTCCGCAACCCAGAAGGAACTCTCCAAGGGCGAAGGGGAAGAAATGAAGGCCGCCGCTTCCGCGGGCTTCTTGCCTTCGGCTCTCAATCCGGGCGAAATTGAGGCGGATATCGGGCCGGATGGAACGATCACCGGCGAGCTCGGCGGTTTGGGGATCATCGCAGGCACGGTTGATCCGGTCACTGACGAAGGGCGTTCGATCTGCGGATTCTACCAGATCGATCAACTCTATGCAGGATCCGGCCAATGTTATGTTATCGTCGGAACCGACGGCAAGGTCACCATGGTCATCCTCATGCCGGATGGGGTGGATACCTGCGAGGGGTCCGTCGATGCCGGCGGCCACCTCGTGATGACGACGGCGATGGGCGGCGAAGCCGATCTGACGATTGGATCCGATCACAGTCTGGCGCTCACCCTGATGCCGCAGGGCGCGTCCGAGCCGGTGGAATTCGCCGGACTGGGCGCCGGGGCGACGGCATCGAACCGGCTGGTCAATCTCTCGACCCGCGGCTGGGTCGGGACGCAGAGCCAGCGGCTGATCGCCGGATTCGTCATCAAGGGAACGGGCAAGAAGCCGGTCCTGATCCGTGCGATGGGACCGGCCATGAGCGGCTATCTGTCGGGAACCATCGAGGATCCGCAGATCGAGGTGATCCCGCTGGGCTCGACGGTTGCGCTGGAGACCAACGACAACTGGGGAGAAGTGGCGAATCTGCAGGCGCTCATCGATGCGATGACGGTGACGGGGGCCTTTGCCGCGGAAAGCGGGAGCAAGGATGCGATGATCCTGACCGAGCTGGATCCGGGCAACTACACGGCGAAGATCTCCGGGGTGGGGGGCTCGACCGGGGTGTCGATTGTCGAGGTTTACACGGTTGAGGATCTGGATACGCCGGAGGCGCGCCAGGTCAACATCTCGACGCGTGCTTTTGTCGGGACGGGTGGCTCGATCATGATCCTGGGGATGAAGGCGGACGGCAATACGCCGCGCCAGTTCCTGATCCGGGCGGTCGGTCCGTCCCTGAGCCTGGCGCCGTTCAACCTGACCGGCGTGCTGGAGGACCCGCTGGTCCGGGTGGTGCGCAGTTCGGACAGCGTGGTGGTGGCGACCAACGATGACTGGGATGAGCCGGGGACCGGTGATGCGATCCACGCGTTGTCCGAGCAACTGGGCGCCTTCGCACTGCCGCGCGGCAGCAAGGACGCGGTGGTGCTGGTCTCCCTGCCCACCACCACCGGCTTCACCGTGAAGGTGTCGGGCAAGGACGGCGCCACCGGCGTGGCCATCGCGGAGGTCTACGAAGTGCCGTAG
- a CDS encoding solute:sodium symporter family transporter, with protein MFSLISFVFFTALVGLVSWLKTRKDDHAHGAGYFLAGNSLTGWVVAGSLMLTNLSTEQIVGLNGGAYLNGAMVMAWEVIAAIALVVMALYFLPRYWAGRITTVPQFIERRFGRGMRQILSVLFLFFITIQFLPFVLYSGALVINSLFDVPGWLGLSEETSVWVTVWAVGTIGSIYAVFGGLRAVAISDTVNGIGLLIGGFLVPVLGLAALGGGNPVDGWARILENQSGMLDPIGAAGSNIPVATLFTGMILTNVYYWCTNQQIVQRTFGAKSLAEGQKGVLIAAVLKLLGPLYLVLPGIIALEMFGSDLALPDTAYPLLVEAVLPAYLAGFFGAVLFGAILSSFNSALHSASTLFGLDVYKTVFRPQASDEETVRAGKVFGGVLAVVAMSLAPLIVHAPEGLFTLMKKVGAVINIPILAVVVMGVGTRRTHARAARIGLFSGMLFYVVFSWVLGNRIGGFEIHWLHSVGLNFVFMCGLMALLSRLIPAGETSDEGVLRPAVSGWWRLAKPMSAALIVLVFALYVLLHQLGN; from the coding sequence GTGTTTTCCCTGATTTCGTTCGTCTTCTTCACCGCCCTGGTCGGCCTGGTTTCCTGGCTGAAGACCCGGAAGGATGATCATGCCCACGGGGCGGGTTATTTCCTGGCCGGGAACAGTCTGACCGGTTGGGTGGTGGCGGGTTCGCTCATGTTGACCAACCTGTCGACCGAGCAGATCGTCGGATTGAACGGCGGCGCCTATCTGAACGGGGCCATGGTCATGGCCTGGGAGGTGATCGCGGCGATCGCGCTCGTGGTGATGGCCTTGTATTTTCTTCCCCGATACTGGGCGGGTCGAATCACGACGGTTCCCCAGTTCATCGAGAGGCGCTTCGGCCGGGGGATGCGACAGATCCTCAGTGTTCTCTTCCTCTTCTTCATCACCATCCAGTTCCTGCCCTTTGTCCTTTACTCCGGGGCCCTGGTCATCAACAGCCTCTTCGATGTTCCGGGTTGGCTCGGCCTGTCCGAGGAAACGTCCGTCTGGGTGACCGTCTGGGCGGTGGGCACGATCGGGAGCATCTACGCTGTTTTCGGCGGATTGAGGGCCGTTGCCATTTCCGACACGGTCAACGGCATCGGCCTGCTCATAGGTGGCTTTCTGGTTCCGGTCCTGGGTTTGGCGGCCCTGGGTGGGGGCAATCCCGTGGACGGGTGGGCACGGATTCTTGAGAATCAATCAGGCATGCTGGACCCGATCGGAGCCGCCGGTTCGAACATCCCGGTCGCTACGCTGTTCACCGGAATGATCCTGACCAACGTCTATTACTGGTGTACCAACCAGCAGATTGTCCAACGGACCTTTGGCGCGAAATCCCTGGCCGAGGGCCAGAAGGGCGTATTGATCGCGGCGGTACTGAAACTGCTCGGACCGCTCTACCTCGTGCTTCCCGGAATCATCGCCCTGGAAATGTTCGGGAGTGATCTGGCCCTGCCGGATACGGCCTACCCGCTCCTGGTCGAAGCCGTCCTTCCGGCCTACCTGGCTGGATTCTTCGGGGCAGTTCTCTTCGGGGCCATCCTCAGTTCCTTCAACAGTGCCCTTCACAGTGCCTCGACCCTCTTTGGACTCGATGTCTACAAGACGGTATTTCGCCCGCAGGCTTCCGATGAGGAAACGGTCAGGGCCGGAAAGGTGTTCGGTGGTGTCCTCGCGGTGGTGGCCATGTCTCTGGCTCCCCTGATCGTGCATGCGCCCGAGGGGCTATTCACCCTGATGAAGAAAGTCGGTGCGGTCATCAATATCCCGATTCTGGCGGTTGTCGTCATGGGTGTGGGCACCCGTCGCACCCACGCCAGGGCGGCGCGGATCGGGCTCTTCTCCGGCATGCTCTTCTACGTGGTCTTCAGCTGGGTCCTGGGCAATCGGATCGGTGGGTTTGAGATCCACTGGCTGCATTCGGTGGGGTTGAATTTCGTCTTCATGTGCGGGCTGATGGCCCTCCTGAGCCGGCTCATACCGGCCGGGGAAACAAGCGATGAAGGGGTTCTTCGTCCGGCTGTATCAGGATGGTGGCGGCTGGCAAAGCCGATGTCGGCTGCCCTGATTGTGCTGGTCTTCGCGCTTTATGTCCTGCTGCACCAGTTGGGGAATTGA
- a CDS encoding Ig domain-containing protein translates to MLSSKSIRILTLSILALGAAGAAQAAVTIAVVGKESYFNQLGPDPEDLTAEVLDPDYDNYPYAAYASVVVDNQSDISGAWVQPDGGAPIALEWSADENSYEAYQGVESKAALDSLFPAGNYLIWYTPAGGAGDISKTLSLTQTFPDTPFIENWFDLQHYPVGEDVTVRWNAMSGGAADDIITVGISSLLNGDTVFESPVHYFEPGGLDGTARSVTIPAGTLSAGVEYLMLLSFDKVETVDNGVTVPGVLFGSTHYVETNTVIRPVARHPSTVINWGMLSRWTTHQQVGPATVEPLEGDEAAYIYTAIWLENPADLTAATVNGFVLTQEEEGWTSFQAVGDDLDLQNWLSNGEHELNYSFAAGGSHSTNLNLTGGVLPPVQLANWSELQAADASTATPIRWMAPEGVKARDAYLVKVEDSGGNVLWESDLDFNSDAGLNGMDTLVDVPAGILEAGQVYSGSISRLQFTDIDRGSQADTVFVAFNAVETRFTINTGAVVVDPIELGAVVRELYYWQAGPGSPVLSTDNSDQFGTLAVLWGDSADLLSSASVTLPGGEERVMAYDVEEGEFSVKKTNDGFDAMLADFPAGNYVLKYQVSGGAQVEITLDFDQSFPSAPQFINWAEAQSVLASEPFTIKWLPIEGMTDADAIQLYVENENGPVLETPLILLDPDGMDGTATSYTIPAGTLQPGRAYDVSLDAIRLADRDQTTVPGTPFGAANVVSTTFNLITTSGNRPPVIATESLGSATEGQPFEVGIAGSDPEDGVGVTFSSNFLPAWLELTDQGNGSAILSGTPTGSNIGTFTVRVTVADSGGLVSSRDYELTVGPDLTDPEGRALDIGSISWQRDGTAPFVAQIAEVQNGESALISGAVGDGVASSLQASFTGPLKLSFFWKVSSEAGKDFFRVRVDGVAVAGISGEQNWREQSIDVPAGLHTVRWAYEKDGSGSGGADRGWLDHLVILPPEAGVFAGTYLGEIKSSTGTVSLFVRPNNTAVFLGYHPESGKGLSNFAFVLSDLGEFSFEVVNPEDMNANYTVTGTISGGVATGSVSGLGLNFTANLISGGGEVVSYDGYYQNALTATTSGLVYLIVATDGQAYFFAQDRDYVEGYITTIDAFGNIALQTSKGFDYALQVDPTTDIVAGTYTPPGGETSSILGIREGSPGDELLANISTRGKVLTGGKIMIASFVITGTGSKDLLIRAIGPKLNDFGLQGVLQDPVINLVRLGELIPMRTNDDWGDDGQTNRIIEDSIRLGAFPLNVGGRDSVMAVSLEPGAYTAKIRGNGSLTGVSLVEVYDADDPTERLPTADVVNIATRGEVGTGPDALIAGFVVSGDVPKRVLVRGIGPQLTEFGVAGALEDPRIDLTNSDKELVATNDNWGDNPDVAAVSAAMTEAGAFDLLEGSKDAALLIWLQPGAYTAKVTGIDGGTGVALIEVYDN, encoded by the coding sequence ATGTTGTCATCCAAATCGATTCGAATCCTGACCCTTTCGATTCTTGCCCTGGGAGCCGCCGGTGCCGCGCAGGCGGCGGTGACCATCGCCGTCGTCGGAAAGGAGAGCTATTTCAACCAGTTGGGTCCCGATCCTGAGGACCTGACCGCCGAAGTGCTGGACCCTGACTATGACAACTACCCCTACGCCGCCTACGCGAGTGTTGTTGTGGATAATCAAAGTGACATATCGGGCGCCTGGGTGCAGCCGGACGGCGGGGCCCCCATCGCTCTGGAGTGGTCAGCCGACGAGAATTCCTACGAAGCGTATCAGGGAGTCGAGAGCAAGGCCGCGCTCGACAGCTTGTTTCCGGCCGGGAATTACCTGATCTGGTACACGCCTGCCGGTGGGGCCGGGGATATATCGAAGACCTTGTCTCTGACCCAGACCTTTCCCGATACTCCATTCATCGAAAACTGGTTTGACCTTCAGCATTACCCGGTCGGCGAGGACGTGACGGTTCGCTGGAATGCCATGAGCGGCGGGGCGGCCGACGACATCATCACGGTCGGAATCAGCAGTCTCCTGAATGGGGACACGGTCTTCGAGTCACCCGTTCATTATTTCGAGCCCGGTGGTCTCGACGGGACGGCGCGCTCCGTGACGATTCCGGCCGGGACCCTTTCCGCGGGGGTCGAATATTTGATGCTTCTCAGTTTTGACAAAGTCGAGACGGTCGACAACGGGGTCACGGTGCCGGGTGTCCTCTTCGGGTCGACCCACTATGTCGAGACGAATACCGTTATCCGTCCGGTGGCGCGTCATCCGAGCACGGTCATCAATTGGGGGATGCTGAGCCGCTGGACGACACACCAGCAGGTTGGCCCGGCGACGGTTGAACCCCTGGAGGGGGATGAAGCCGCCTATATCTATACCGCCATCTGGCTGGAAAATCCCGCCGACTTGACGGCCGCGACGGTCAACGGCTTTGTGCTGACGCAGGAAGAGGAGGGCTGGACCAGTTTTCAAGCGGTCGGTGACGACTTGGATCTGCAGAATTGGCTCTCCAACGGCGAGCATGAACTCAACTACAGCTTTGCCGCGGGAGGTTCGCATTCCACCAATCTGAACCTGACCGGGGGTGTCCTGCCGCCGGTCCAACTGGCCAATTGGAGTGAGCTCCAGGCCGCCGACGCCTCGACGGCCACGCCGATCCGCTGGATGGCGCCCGAGGGTGTGAAGGCCCGCGACGCCTACCTCGTCAAGGTCGAAGATTCCGGGGGCAATGTCCTCTGGGAGTCCGATCTGGATTTCAATTCGGACGCTGGCCTAAACGGAATGGATACATTGGTGGATGTCCCGGCAGGAATCCTCGAGGCCGGCCAGGTTTACAGCGGCTCAATCTCCCGTCTGCAGTTCACGGACATCGACCGGGGTTCCCAGGCGGACACCGTCTTTGTCGCCTTCAACGCGGTGGAGACCCGCTTCACCATCAATACCGGTGCGGTGGTGGTCGATCCGATTGAGCTCGGAGCGGTTGTTCGCGAGCTGTACTACTGGCAGGCCGGACCCGGGAGCCCGGTGTTGAGCACCGACAACTCCGACCAGTTCGGAACCCTGGCCGTCCTCTGGGGAGATTCGGCTGATTTGCTCAGCTCGGCCTCGGTCACCCTGCCTGGCGGTGAAGAGAGGGTGATGGCTTATGATGTTGAGGAAGGTGAGTTCTCCGTGAAGAAAACCAATGACGGTTTCGATGCCATGCTCGCGGATTTCCCGGCTGGAAACTACGTCCTGAAGTATCAGGTATCCGGAGGTGCCCAGGTTGAGATCACCCTGGATTTCGATCAGTCCTTTCCCTCGGCTCCCCAGTTCATCAACTGGGCGGAGGCGCAATCGGTCCTCGCATCGGAGCCTTTCACGATCAAGTGGCTGCCCATTGAGGGCATGACCGACGCGGACGCCATCCAGCTCTACGTTGAAAACGAGAACGGCCCTGTGCTTGAGACGCCGTTGATTTTGCTGGACCCCGACGGCATGGACGGCACGGCCACCTCCTACACTATTCCGGCGGGGACCCTTCAGCCGGGCCGGGCCTATGATGTGAGCCTCGATGCCATTCGACTTGCAGACCGCGACCAGACCACTGTGCCGGGCACCCCCTTCGGCGCGGCCAACGTCGTCTCCACGACATTCAACCTGATCACCACAAGCGGGAACCGGCCGCCGGTCATCGCGACGGAGTCGCTCGGCAGTGCCACCGAGGGCCAGCCTTTTGAAGTCGGGATAGCCGGATCGGACCCGGAGGACGGGGTTGGTGTCACTTTCAGTTCCAATTTCCTTCCGGCTTGGCTCGAACTGACTGACCAGGGGAATGGCAGCGCGATCCTGAGCGGGACGCCAACGGGGTCGAATATCGGCACATTCACCGTCAGGGTCACGGTTGCCGACTCCGGAGGCCTGGTCTCCAGCCGCGACTATGAACTGACTGTCGGTCCTGATCTGACGGATCCCGAAGGACGTGCCCTGGATATCGGATCGATTTCCTGGCAGAGGGACGGCACGGCTCCGTTCGTGGCCCAGATCGCGGAGGTACAGAATGGTGAGAGCGCGCTGATCTCGGGTGCGGTCGGCGACGGCGTCGCCAGTTCGTTGCAGGCCAGTTTCACCGGCCCGCTCAAGCTGTCCTTCTTCTGGAAGGTTTCTTCGGAGGCGGGCAAGGATTTCTTCCGGGTCAGGGTCGACGGGGTGGCCGTGGCCGGGATCAGCGGCGAGCAGAACTGGCGCGAGCAGAGCATTGATGTTCCGGCCGGCCTGCATACCGTGCGTTGGGCCTACGAGAAGGATGGGTCGGGTTCGGGAGGGGCGGATCGCGGTTGGCTTGACCATCTGGTCATTCTGCCTCCGGAGGCGGGTGTCTTCGCGGGAACCTACCTCGGAGAGATCAAGTCGAGCACCGGGACGGTTTCACTCTTTGTCCGGCCCAACAATACCGCGGTATTTCTCGGCTATCATCCGGAGTCGGGCAAGGGTCTGTCGAACTTTGCCTTCGTGCTTTCCGATCTCGGAGAATTCTCCTTCGAGGTGGTGAACCCGGAGGACATGAATGCGAATTACACGGTGACCGGAACGATCAGCGGTGGTGTGGCTACCGGTTCTGTATCGGGACTGGGTTTGAACTTCACCGCCAATCTGATCTCGGGTGGCGGCGAAGTGGTCTCCTACGATGGCTACTACCAGAATGCGCTGACCGCAACCACCTCCGGTCTGGTCTATCTGATCGTCGCGACGGACGGCCAGGCCTACTTCTTTGCGCAGGATCGGGATTACGTCGAGGGCTACATCACCACGATCGACGCATTCGGCAACATTGCCCTGCAGACCTCGAAGGGATTCGACTATGCCCTTCAGGTGGATCCGACGACGGATATCGTGGCGGGAACCTACACGCCCCCGGGCGGTGAGACATCGAGCATCCTCGGCATCCGCGAAGGATCACCGGGCGACGAGCTTCTGGCGAATATCTCCACTCGTGGAAAGGTCCTGACCGGCGGCAAGATCATGATTGCGAGTTTCGTCATCACGGGCACCGGATCGAAGGATCTTCTCATCCGGGCCATCGGTCCGAAGCTCAATGACTTCGGATTGCAGGGCGTTCTCCAGGATCCGGTCATCAATCTGGTGAGGCTGGGTGAGCTGATCCCGATGCGAACCAACGATGACTGGGGTGATGACGGGCAGACGAATCGTATCATCGAGGACTCGATCCGTCTCGGGGCTTTCCCGCTCAATGTCGGCGGGCGAGACTCGGTCATGGCGGTTTCGCTGGAACCCGGTGCCTACACGGCAAAGATCCGGGGCAATGGGTCCTTGACCGGGGTGAGCCTGGTCGAGGTCTATGACGCCGACGATCCGACCGAACGGTTGCCAACCGCCGATGTGGTCAATATCGCCACCCGGGGCGAGGTGGGAACCGGTCCTGATGCGCTGATTGCGGGCTTCGTCGTCTCGGGCGACGTGCCGAAGCGTGTCCTCGTTCGGGGGATCGGACCTCAATTGACCGAGTTCGGGGTGGCGGGTGCGCTCGAAGATCCGCGGATTGACCTGACCAATTCCGACAAGGAGTTGGTCGCGACAAATGACAACTGGGGTGACAATCCCGATGTGGCGGCGGTGAGTGCCGCGATGACTGAAGCGGGTGCTTTTGATCTGCTCGAAGGCAGCAAAGACGCCGCGCTTCTCATCTGGCTGCAACCCGGTGCCTACACGGCCAAGGTGACGGGGATCGATGGCGGCACGGGAGTGGCCCTGATCGAAGTATACGACAACTGA